The following is a genomic window from Opitutus sp. GAS368.
GGAAGGCGAAACTCGTTCCCGTGACACTCAACAGCCCGGAGCCGACGGGACCGCGCTGGCGGCATTGCAGCCACGTGCCGAAGGCCGACGCCAGCAAGGCGATGCTGACCAGGTAGGCCGTGTCGGCCTGGGAAAACTTGAGCACCCCAGAGAGGATGAGCGGCGGCGTGATGGTGCCCACGACCATGGCCGAGACGTGCTGCACGCCGACGAGCACCGCCGGGCCCAGCGGGATGTGCTCCTCCAGGCTGTAAACGATCGCGCTGGCCGGGGATTTATCCGGCGTGACCGGCGGGGGCAGGACTTCCATGGTGGCTAGAGGTTAGCAGGGGCCGGGCCAGTTGTTTGCTGTAGGGGCGCTGCTCGTCGGCGCCCGCGGGCGTCATCAGGCGCCGCCCCTACAAGATAGTGCTACGGCGCGCGCTCGATGCGGGCGGTCCAGCCGCCGCCGGAGGACAGGCCGTGCGTGGCGGAGAAGCTGCCTTGGTTGAGCGCAAAGGCGACGTTCAGCAGGCTGTTCAGGTAGAGCAGCGGCGTGCCCTCAGGCACGTCGCCGAAGGTTCGGGCATAGGGAATGACGCCCCGGTAGGCTTCCTTGCCGTCGTGGAGGATCGTGACCGTGAACTTGTCGCCGAACGCCGGCTTCAGCTCGTTGAAGAGCGTATCGGGGATGTTGGTCCAGACATTGCCGTAGTGGAAATCGACCATCGGAATGGTCCCGCGCAACACACCTTTCTCCAGCGCCGGTTTCTCATAGGGCAGGCTGACCACCTTGGGCTCGAGCAACGGCCCGACCTGCTCGAAGGTGATCGTGCCGGAGGCCAGACGGGCCCCGGTGAAGGCGTAGATATCGCGACCATGGAAGGTGTAGCTTTTCTCCGAGCCGGGGCGGCGGTTCACCTTCTCGTCAATCCGCCGCACGGCCGCGATGCCCATTTCCTCGGCGACGAGCGTCCACGTGCCGTTGTCCGGACCGACGAAATAATGCCCGGTCTTGGTCTGGAGGACAATGGAGGCCCGTTCGGTGCCGACACCGGGATCGATCACCGAGACAAAGACGGTGCCGGCCGGCCAGTAAGGGGCGGTCTGCTTGAGGCGGTAGGCGCCCTCCCAGATGTCGTAGGGCGTGTTCTCCTGGCTGAGGTCGAAGATGGCCAGGTGCGGATCAACCCCGAAGGCCACGCCCTTCATGGCGGCGACCGCGCCGTCCTTGGTGCCGAAGTCGGTCTGGATGACGAGGGCCCTTGGCTCCGGCCCGGAGCCACGAGTAAGAGTGAAAGTGAGAGGGAAAAGGACGAGCAGCGTGCCAAGGAGGAAGCGAGACTTCATGGATGGGTTCCCGGTGGGTTTGTCATTCTGAGCGCAGCGAAGAATCCATAGGACGTTCGTGCGCATGGATTCTTCGCTGCGCTCAGAATGACAGGCAATCAATTATGGCCCAGAAGAAAACCGCCGGGAGACAAGCTCCCGGCGGTCGTGCTTTGCTGGTTCAGGTCGAAAGGAGCCCGGCTCAGAAACTATACTTGGCGGTGAAGGACAAGGTCGTGCCCGCCAGCGGCAGGAGCGAGCCATTGCCGTAAACCGGATTCGGCGGCGCCCAGTTCTTCTGGTTGGTCACGTTGCCCAGGCTGACCCGGTATTCCCATTTCTTACTGTAGTGATACCAGAAACTGGCATCGAGCTCGTATTGGGTCGGGATGACGAGGGTGCCGGCATTGTTGTTGTTGATCGGGCCGGTGATGAGCACATTGCTGGAAAGGCCCCAACCGTTGTCGAACGAGTAGGAAACCAGCGCATTGGCCGAAAGCTCCGGTAACCCGGCGGTGCGCCAGGAGGTGACGCTGCCGGGCAACTGGGCCTCATTTCCCACCAGTTCGCTGGGGCCACCGAACGGATAATCAATAAACGCCGCGCCTGCCGTGTTGGAGGTCGTGGCTTTGATGTAAGAGAACGAAACCGTCGCATAGAGGTGCTTGTCCGGTTGGTAATTCAATTCGGTCTCGAAGCCGCTCGCCTTGAATTTTTGGAGGGCGGTGCTGCTGGCCGGCTTGGCCGTGCGGGTTTGGTCGAAGTAGGCGAAGTTCAGAAACACCTTGTCGTGGTTCAGGTTGAACTTCGTGCCGACTTCAAACATTTCGGCCGGCTGCATGAAATTCCCCTTGTCCAAGGACGTGCCCGTGCCGTCCCAACCGGTGATGCCGCCGCCATTGCCGACCGCTCCGGAGATGTTTTTGCTATAGTTGTAGGTCACGTAGGCGCTGGAGCTCGGGGTCATCTTGTAGACCAAGCTGGCGTTATAGTTCGGATCCCAGACGCTGATGGTGCCATGGGCGTAGAAGGGGCCGAGCGGGTCCTTGACGTTGGCGCTCAGGTGGTCGTAGCGGGCCCCGGTCACGATGTTGAACTTGTCGCTTACTTTCCAGGTGGCCTGGATGAACGGGCCGACCGTGGTGCCATGGCTGTCGTTGGTGTCGCCGTTGATCGCGCCCTGGGTAGCATAGCGCCCCGGCCAGCCGGGGACGGGCTGGCCGACGAAGCGGCCGTAGAAGGCGGTGGCGTTGTAAACATTGATGTAGTTGGTATCCTTGGTGAGATCCCACACGTTGGCCGGCTCGAAGAAGTAGTCGTCGTAGGCCTTGGTGCGCTGGTAGCGCAGATCAAGACCCGCATTGAGGGAGACAAACGGTTTCGTGATGATGAACTCCGTCCGGTTCTCCATGAACCACGAGGGATCGATGATCTCGGAATAGTAATACGAGCTGAGCGTGTTGCGGGCCGTGTAACTGAAGAAGGAATTGTTCACGACCTTGAAACCATCGCCGACCAGGAAGGTCTGGATGGCCTGGGCGTTGAACTCGCGCCCAGTGGAGTGGTCACCGGGTTTCAGCAGCCGGTCGTGCCGGTCAATCTGCACGGTCGGTCCAAGGGCCAGGCTGTTGGGGCCCCCGTTGACATTGACCGAATTCTGCGGGTCGGAGGGCGCACCGGGCGCGTTGTTGTTGTTGATACCGGTGATGTAGTTGCCGTTGTCGATCAGATCCTGGGTCGGGCGGTTGAGGCCCCAATTCTCGGTATAGCGATACCAGCTGGCCGAGGCGTTGACGAACAGCTCGTATTTGTCGGTCGGCCGGAACGTCAGCGCGCCGTAGAAGGAGTTGTTCTTGTTGTAGTAGTCATGCCAGTAGCCGTTGCTGTCCACCCCCGAGTAGCTGAAGCGGTAGGCGAGCTGCTTCGAGAGCGGGCCGCCGACGTCGATCGTCCATTCCTTCTCGCCATACGAGCCGACCGTCGCGCTGATGCTGCCCTTGAAGGCGTCAAAGAACGGGCGTTTGGTCACCAGGTCGACGTAGCCGCCGACATACATCGAGGTGCCCTGCACCGCGGTGGCGGGGCCCTTGACGATGTTGACTGACTCGACCGAGTTGAAGTCGAGCGGCAGGCCGTTGCCGTTGGAGGTGATGCGGCCGCGCACCCCGTTGATGAACAGGTCGGCGGTCTGGCCGCGGATGGACGGGTTGGAAGGCGCGCCGAAATTCGTCGTGGTGTAGGAGCTGGAGGTCAGCTTCGTGAAGTCCAGCACACTCGAGATGTTGATGTCGCTCAGTTGCTGGGTGGAGATGATCGTGACGTTGCGCGGCACGTCGACGATGTTGTCGTCGGTGCCGAACACCGAGCTGAACGGACGCGCGGTCGGCAGGATCTGCTTGGCGGGCGCGACGCCGTTGACGCTGAGTTTCTCCAGCTCGAGCACCTCGTCAGGTGCGGTCTTGGTGTCGGTGGTTTGGGCGGACATCAGTCCAGTGGCGCAGGCGGCAAGGAGCACGGCCAGCGACAGGCGTAGCGAGTTAGGTTTCATGGAATATGGTGTTAAGGTGGTGGCACAGGCCACGCCACCCTTAAAGCAGGCCATATGCCACTAGGCCAGCAGTTTGATGACCAATAAAATTGCCAACGCGGTATGGGCTCTGCTGAATCGCCACCACATGCACGTGTCCATTCTGGCCCACCGGCTCGCCGCCGGACTGCTTGCCCTTTCGGTCGTCTTGCCGGCGGCCGAAATCATCCGCCCCAAGGTCGTGATTGTCGCCATGTTCGAGATCGGCGCGGACACGGGCGACCAGCCGGGCGAATTTCAATACTGGGTGGAACGCGAGAAACTGGACCGCGTCCTCCCGCTCCCCGCCGCCTACCATGCCATCCGCGCCAATGCCGACGGCTCCGTCATCGGCATCGTCACGGGCGTGGGCAACACCAACGCCGCCGCCAGCATCATGGCGCTCGGACTCGATCCGCGCTTCGACCTGAGCAAGAGCTACTGGCTCATCGCCGGCATCGCGGGCGTCGACCCGCAGGTCGCCTCGGTCGGCTCCGCCGTCTGGGCGGACTTCGCCGTGGAGGGCGACCTCGGCCACGAAATCGACGCCCGGGAGATTCCGGCCGGCTGGAAAACGGGCTATGTGCCGTTGAGGAAAAAGGAACCCTACGAGCTCCCCCTGCAGCCCCCGGAGGAGCTGGCGGACCACTGCTATCAACTGAACCCGG
Proteins encoded in this region:
- a CDS encoding TonB-dependent receptor gives rise to the protein MKPNSLRLSLAVLLAACATGLMSAQTTDTKTAPDEVLELEKLSVNGVAPAKQILPTARPFSSVFGTDDNIVDVPRNVTIISTQQLSDINISSVLDFTKLTSSSYTTTNFGAPSNPSIRGQTADLFINGVRGRITSNGNGLPLDFNSVESVNIVKGPATAVQGTSMYVGGYVDLVTKRPFFDAFKGSISATVGSYGEKEWTIDVGGPLSKQLAYRFSYSGVDSNGYWHDYYNKNNSFYGALTFRPTDKYELFVNASASWYRYTENWGLNRPTQDLIDNGNYITGINNNNAPGAPSDPQNSVNVNGGPNSLALGPTVQIDRHDRLLKPGDHSTGREFNAQAIQTFLVGDGFKVVNNSFFSYTARNTLSSYYYSEIIDPSWFMENRTEFIITKPFVSLNAGLDLRYQRTKAYDDYFFEPANVWDLTKDTNYINVYNATAFYGRFVGQPVPGWPGRYATQGAINGDTNDSHGTTVGPFIQATWKVSDKFNIVTGARYDHLSANVKDPLGPFYAHGTISVWDPNYNASLVYKMTPSSSAYVTYNYSKNISGAVGNGGGITGWDGTGTSLDKGNFMQPAEMFEVGTKFNLNHDKVFLNFAYFDQTRTAKPASSTALQKFKASGFETELNYQPDKHLYATVSFSYIKATTSNTAGAAFIDYPFGGPSELVGNEAQLPGSVTSWRTAGLPELSANALVSYSFDNGWGLSSNVLITGPINNNNAGTLVIPTQYELDASFWYHYSKKWEYRVSLGNVTNQKNWAPPNPVYGNGSLLPLAGTTLSFTAKYSF
- a CDS encoding S-adenosyl-l-methionine hydroxide adenosyltransferase family protein; amino-acid sequence: MKSRFLLGTLLVLFPLTFTLTRGSGPEPRALVIQTDFGTKDGAVAAMKGVAFGVDPHLAIFDLSQENTPYDIWEGAYRLKQTAPYWPAGTVFVSVIDPGVGTERASIVLQTKTGHYFVGPDNGTWTLVAEEMGIAAVRRIDEKVNRRPGSEKSYTFHGRDIYAFTGARLASGTITFEQVGPLLEPKVVSLPYEKPALEKGVLRGTIPMVDFHYGNVWTNIPDTLFNELKPAFGDKFTVTILHDGKEAYRGVIPYARTFGDVPEGTPLLYLNSLLNVAFALNQGSFSATHGLSSGGGWTARIERAP
- a CDS encoding purine nucleoside permease; translation: MHVSILAHRLAAGLLALSVVLPAAEIIRPKVVIVAMFEIGADTGDQPGEFQYWVEREKLDRVLPLPAAYHAIRANADGSVIGIVTGVGNTNAAASIMALGLDPRFDLSKSYWLIAGIAGVDPQVASVGSAVWADFAVEGDLGHEIDAREIPAGWKTGYVPLRKKEPYELPLQPPEELADHCYQLNPALLHWAYELTKDTPLADSEALRAFRARYTDTPAALRPPSVLIGSNLASSTYWHGRLLNQWAEDWVVYYTAGRGRFATTAMEDTGTLRALTNLTRAGRVDVNRVLLLRTASNHDMPPPGVTAAESLAGEKIGHYSAYLPSLEAAHAVGSRVVHALVGGWSVYEATPPSAPVR